The genomic region AGAAGACAGCTGATTTGGTACAAAACGTAGCCTTAACCCTGTTATGTTCTTTTTCTTTTTGTGCCGCCCCTTCGTTTGCAAGGTAAATAGCCGTCTCAGGGCAGGCTCCAGAAAAAGAACCAAAAGAAAAAGCTCGTCGCTGAAAACTCTCCTGGCCATGCTTACGCTAAAGCTTCAGCAGGCCCGCGCTGCGCTTCTCGTTGCCGGCGGGCTTGTCTGAACTCGGGCTTTGGCCAAGCCCTCAAACATGCAGACAAGCTTTTTCCGCCGTCAACTGCGATGCTCACTGATCGTTTTAACGCGACATACCGGGGTTGGCACCGGTTGTTCAACCAGTTTCCTGAGCTGATTAGGTAAGCATTCTCCATTTTTTCTTGACTTTAAAGCAGGGTAAGGTTAAACTTATGCGTCATGAACAAAAATCTCAATCTTCCCAATATCCTCTCGCTGGCCAGGCTGGCACTGCTGCCGTTCATAGTGCTTTGTTTGAAACACAACCAGAACGGGATGTTGCTGGTCCTGCTGTTTCTAGCCGTGCTGACCGATTATTTCGACGGGTTCTTTGCCCGCCGGCTGGGGCAGGTCACGGATTCCGGAAAGATACTGGACCCTTTAGCCGACAAGATCTGCGTCAACACCCTGACCATGGCACTGTGGCTGTGGCGGGGATTTCCGTTGTGGGCGGCCGTTCTGATAGTGGTCAGGGATTTGATGATTGTGATTGGTGGGTTGTTGATTATGCGTAAGAAAAAAGTAGTGCCTGTCTCCAACTGGCCGGGGAAGTGGGCGGTCACCTTCATGGCGGCCACCATCATCTGCTATTCGTTGAACTGGCAGCCCTGGGGGTTGTACCTGTTGTATGTTTCGGTGGTGATGGTTTTTATATCGGGGGTGGTTTATCTTGCCAGGTTTCACAGGAACGGTTCGGGGAGTGAGAATCCAAAGTAGAGATAACAGTAGAAAGGGCAGCGGTATATGGAAAACATCAACTACGAAGTTTTGTCAGGCTTATTGATAGTCTTGTTTCAGACAAAGCACACACCTTCGAATCTTAGTGTGACCAACCCGGTGAAATGGCTGGACAAAGCCAGGAATATATACGGCCCGGACGACCCCAGCCTGGTGCCTTTTTTGCTTAATGTGGCCCAAGCCTTCTTATTATACGGGACCACTTATCAGACAGTGGGTCCGGTTCCGTCATACGGGCCTACCAACTGCAATAACGCACTGCCACATCTGGAAAAGGCTTACGAGATCCGCAAAAGAAGCTCGCCTCCCGACAGTCTGGAAATGGCCGAAGTGATGGCTCCGCTGGGCACCTGCCTGGCTTTTATGGGAAAGCACGACCGGGCCGATTTTTATTTGAAAAAGTCCCTGGAGATCCGCGAGTCTAAACTGGGCAACGATAATCCCCTGGTGGGGCGGGTGCTTTTAGGCATGGCCATGAACCAGATACTGCAGTCGCAGCCGGGCGCCCAGCCGGTTATTGTTAAAACGATGCTTTCGGTCAACCCGCTGCCGGTGCATATGCTGCCTCCCGCTTCCCGGGAATATGCCTCCAGGTCTTTGGCTATCTATAATGATCTGCAAAAGCAGAAATACGGGCAGGAAACCTGGTACAAGCAGGATAACGCCTTCAGCTTTGACGCCCAGGAAACCGCTTTCAAGCTGTATGAGGACGAGGGAAGCGATCTGATGGATAACATCAAGGCCATCAAGGAAGCGGAAGGCGGGCCGCAAGGCGGCGGCTGTTTTGTGGCTACCGCCGTTTACGGCGATTATGACTGTCCCCAAGTGATGGCGCTGAGGAAGTTTCGGGATGAGAGGTTGCTGCCGGATCCCCTGGGACGGGCCGTGGTCTTCCTGTATTATACAGTAGGGCCTTATCTGGCGATGGTGGTGGGCAAGTTGCCGTGGCTGTCAAAGGCCCTGCGCCATCTTTTGAATGCCGTGATCAGAAAAATCAAATAACATCCTTCACGGCTAAAGATAAATAATAAACACAGCGAGGTTCCGGATATGCCAAGCCAGGTCTATTTCACCGATTTCAGCGAATCGTCCCAGCGCAACATCTACGCCAAGCTCTCTGAAATAATAGACAAAATGCCGCTCTCCAAGGTTGTGGCCAAGGGCGACTTGGTGGCGGTCAAGGTCCATTTTGGCGAGCGGGGCAACACCGCCTTCGTCCAGCCGCACTTTGTGCGGGCGGTGGTGGACAAGATAAAAGCGCTGGGCGCCAAGCCCTTCGTCACCGACGCCAACACCCTGTACGTGGGCAGCCGCTCCAACTCGGTGGACCACCTGGAGACTGCCCACCAGCATGGGTTCACCTACTCCTCGCTGGGATGCCCGGTGATGATCGCCGACGGCCTGCGGGGCGGGGCGTATGTGGAGGTCGCGGTCAACGGCACCCACCTGAAGAAAGTGAAGCTGGCCCACGACCTGTACAAGGCCGACGCCATCGTCTGCGTCACCCACTTTAAGGGCCACGAGCTGGCGGGCTTCGGCGGCAGCATCAAGAACCTGGGGATGGGCGGCGGGGCCCGGGGCGGCAAGCTGGCCATGCATTCGGACGTCACGCCGGTGATCAAGGCCGAGAAGTGCATAGCCTGCGGCAAGTGCGCCGAGAACTGCCCGGCCGATGCCATCGTCATTGATAAATACGCGGTGATAGACCCCAAGAAGTGCATCGGCTGCGGCTCGTGCATAGTGGTCTGCCCCACCCACGCCGCCCGCAACGGCTGGGACACCGGGGCCCAAAAGATGCAGGAGAAGATGGCGGAGTACCTGGCCGGGTTTGCCCAGAACAAAAAGGGCAAGATAGGATATCTGAATTTCATCATGAACGTCTCGCCGGCCTGCGACTGCTACGGCCACGCCGACAACCCGATAGTGCCGGACTTAGGGCTCTGCGGCTCGCTGGACCCGGTGGCCATTGACGCGGCCAGCAACGACCTGGTGATGCAGGCCGGGGGGAACAAGAACTCGGCGCTGGAGAAGGCCCACAAACCGGGCAGCGACAAGTTCAGGGATATTTACGCGGAGGTGGACTGGGCCTGGCAACTGGATCATGCGGAGAAGCTGGGACTGGGGAGCAGGAAGTATGAGTTGGTGACAATATAGAAAACAAATCAATAAAGTAAGGTTACATCATGCATAAAAACAATAAAGCAAACATTTGGGTTTACATTCTGCCAAATCTATTTATTGTATTGTCATGGCTTATATATTTATATGTGATAACACAAAAATTAACCTGTTGGGAACAACGATCTGGTTTTGGGGATATGTTTGGTGCGCTTAGCGCGTTATTTACTGGTTTTGCGTTTGCTGGGGTGATAATAACAGTATATTTACAGAGAGAAGAATTAGCTTTACAACGAGAAGAGTTATTTACAACAAGGGAGGAGTTTAAGGCACAAACAAAAACTTTCAATAAGCAATTATTTGAAACTTCTTTCTATCAACTTTTAAATTACCAAAACAATATTGTAAAAGAAATGGATCTGCGTACAGTTGTTGTCAATAGCAATGCTATCGGTAGAATTTGCTTCAGAGAGTTATATGATATATTTAAAAGAGAATATTGTGAAACAGTAAGGGACATGAAAGACCAGGAAGAAATAAACAACGCGATTCACGCTTATGAAAAGTTCTATGATAATAATCAGCCATTTGTCGCACATTATTTTACAAATTTGTACATAATGCTTAAATACATTGACAATGCTGAATTTATTGGAAGTGAAGACCAGGTATATAAAGAAAAAAAGTATTATACGAATATCATTAGGGCACAATTATCTACTTATGAATTGTTGCTTTTGGGTTATCATAGTTTAAGCACAATAAATCTAAGGTATAACGGTATTTTGAATAAATACAACATATTAAAATTCCTACCAGCAAATAGATTGTTAAAACCTGAACATGAAACAGTAATAAAAAATATACTGGAGTTTACAGCAAACGATGAAGAATGGTCAAAAATAAGTGGTAAAAGCAAGGGTGGCTAAGCTAAGATTATGTAAGGGCCCGAACAATATAAACCGCTAATATACCATATTCCCATACTAACTTGTAAATTAAGACCTGTTTTTAATTAGTAATTAGTAAAAAAGGAGTTGTATATGGGATTAATGATTCATAGCTTAGAAATGCTTTCGCAAAATGCTAGAAGGGACTATTATATTTATATTCTTGATTATGGTTGGCAAGAACCCTTGTCGCAAACTTTGCGAAACAATTTTCAAAACATGGCCGAGAGAGCATCGAAAAATGAATCGGCCGTTATAATTGGTGTGGGTGATGTCGGTCATTTTGACACAGAGGTTTTGTCGTGGCATAATATCAATGGTGATAATGCTGATGAATTATTACCGGCGATACTGATTACTCGTACTAACCCCCATGATTTTAAAAATATGGAGACAATTCGTAATCCCGATAAAGACTTTTCTTTTATTCTCATACCAATAAAAAAGGTGTGTAAAACAGAAACAGAGGTCGTCGCTTTAATTAAAAGTATTTTTAAAGATATTGAAAGTAAAAAAGATCTCAAGGGTTTTAAAGTAAGTAAGGAATTGAAACCGGGCATTGGGGGAGCCATTGTTAAATCGATAATTCTTGAACCAAATTTTAGTGGTATTGGTTTTAGTTTCAACAAACTGAAAGATTCTTTAAAATAAGACCTTGTCAGCCGTAGCATAAAATAATTTAGTTGGCACATGTATGGTAAGCACAACTGCTTTGGATGCATAACTCGTAGCACGATTCATCTAATTCGTAGCACAAAATTAAACCATAAAGGAAACATATGGCACTCAAACAAACCCTCGGCAACCTGTTCTTCAAATGGCGCAGCTACACGCCTATCCCGCTGCTTTTGGCGGCCCTCTATTTTGCCAGGCCCACCTGGTGGTCTCTGGCCATCGGCATCGCGGTCACTTTCATGGGC from candidate division TA06 bacterium harbors:
- a CDS encoding CDP-alcohol phosphatidyltransferase family protein, yielding MNKNLNLPNILSLARLALLPFIVLCLKHNQNGMLLVLLFLAVLTDYFDGFFARRLGQVTDSGKILDPLADKICVNTLTMALWLWRGFPLWAAVLIVVRDLMIVIGGLLIMRKKKVVPVSNWPGKWAVTFMAATIICYSLNWQPWGLYLLYVSVVMVFISGVVYLARFHRNGSGSENPK
- a CDS encoding tetratricopeptide repeat protein, whose protein sequence is MENINYEVLSGLLIVLFQTKHTPSNLSVTNPVKWLDKARNIYGPDDPSLVPFLLNVAQAFLLYGTTYQTVGPVPSYGPTNCNNALPHLEKAYEIRKRSSPPDSLEMAEVMAPLGTCLAFMGKHDRADFYLKKSLEIRESKLGNDNPLVGRVLLGMAMNQILQSQPGAQPVIVKTMLSVNPLPVHMLPPASREYASRSLAIYNDLQKQKYGQETWYKQDNAFSFDAQETAFKLYEDEGSDLMDNIKAIKEAEGGPQGGGCFVATAVYGDYDCPQVMALRKFRDERLLPDPLGRAVVFLYYTVGPYLAMVVGKLPWLSKALRHLLNAVIRKIK
- a CDS encoding DUF362 domain-containing protein, which gives rise to MPSQVYFTDFSESSQRNIYAKLSEIIDKMPLSKVVAKGDLVAVKVHFGERGNTAFVQPHFVRAVVDKIKALGAKPFVTDANTLYVGSRSNSVDHLETAHQHGFTYSSLGCPVMIADGLRGGAYVEVAVNGTHLKKVKLAHDLYKADAIVCVTHFKGHELAGFGGSIKNLGMGGGARGGKLAMHSDVTPVIKAEKCIACGKCAENCPADAIVIDKYAVIDPKKCIGCGSCIVVCPTHAARNGWDTGAQKMQEKMAEYLAGFAQNKKGKIGYLNFIMNVSPACDCYGHADNPIVPDLGLCGSLDPVAIDAASNDLVMQAGGNKNSALEKAHKPGSDKFRDIYAEVDWAWQLDHAEKLGLGSRKYELVTI
- a CDS encoding putative phage abortive infection protein, whose protein sequence is MHKNNKANIWVYILPNLFIVLSWLIYLYVITQKLTCWEQRSGFGDMFGALSALFTGFAFAGVIITVYLQREELALQREELFTTREEFKAQTKTFNKQLFETSFYQLLNYQNNIVKEMDLRTVVVNSNAIGRICFRELYDIFKREYCETVRDMKDQEEINNAIHAYEKFYDNNQPFVAHYFTNLYIMLKYIDNAEFIGSEDQVYKEKKYYTNIIRAQLSTYELLLLGYHSLSTINLRYNGILNKYNILKFLPANRLLKPEHETVIKNILEFTANDEEWSKISGKSKGG